In Bacteroidales bacterium, the sequence AAAACTCGGAACAGGAGGATTGATAGTAGCATACAAAGAGGCGGCACTCGATGCAATCCGAAACAATACAATAGTTGAACGTACCATAGAGAGAGAACTGCTTGTAGAGTTCGATTATATTGATATGGAGGGCGTAATGCGACTGCTCAAAGATAAAGAAGATTGCATAAGAGTTGGAGAGAGAATATTTGATAACCGATGCTCAATATCTTTTCACGTATCCCTCGAATTTGCCGATGAAGTAATAGGTAAATTGGAAAAACTTAACTCTGTAAAAATCACATACAAAGGCTTGTCTTTTTGATTAACTAAAAACTATCAACTACACCAAAAGGAGTGGCTTTAGCCGACAACTAACAACTCAAATAATCCTTTCCAAAATTTCAATACCCATAGCAACACTGTCAATATATCCAATGGTCAGGATACGTTTGCCTCTGTTCTCTCGCAATGCGGCACGTTTAGGTTCGCGTTGAACATACTCAATAATCTTGCCGAATGTATCAGACTCAAAATAGTTGCTATTCTCATCAGATATAAAGTAGAGATTCATTTTGCCCTGTTTAAGAGTAACCTTCTCCATACCCAAAAGTTTAGCCAATCTGCGTAGAGTAACCACTCTTATAAGTTCAATACCCTGTTTGGGAATACGTCCAAAGCGATCTTCTAATTTCAATTTGAATTTAGCAATATCCTCTTCGCGTTCCATATTGTCCAACTCTTGATATAGTAAAATCCTCTCACTCTCGTTCTCAATATATGAAGCAGGGAAGAGTAACTCCATATCTGTTTCAATAACACATTCGCTTACAAAGTTGTCATTGCTCTTGTTCTCTTCTTCATATAAATCAGAGAACTCCTCTGTTTTTAATTCTGTAACAGCCTCTTTTAGTATCTTCTGATAAGTTTCGTATCCCAAATCGGTAATAAAGCCACTCTGCTCCGAGCCTAAAAGATTACCTGCACCTCTAATATCTAAATCTTGCATTGCAATATGAATACCACTACCAAGTTCCGAGAAGTTCTCTATTGCCTGCAGCCTTCTCCTTGCATCAGTTTTAAGAACAGAGTAGGGGGGAGTAAGCAGATAACAGAAAGCCTTTTTATTGCTTCTGCCAACCCTGCCACGAAGTTGGTGCAAATCGCTCAAACCAAAATTCTGAGCCTCGTTTATAATAATAGTATTTGTGTTTGGCATATCAACTCCCGCTTCAATAATAGTTGTCGATAGCAAAACATCATACTCATGGTTGGCATAATCCAAAATAATACGCTCCAACTTTTCTGGCTCCATCTGCCCATGGCCAATAATAACTCTTGCATCAGGCACTAGTTTATGAATAAGAGCCTCAAGTTCTGATAAAACGGAAATCCTATTATTTACAAAGAATACCTGACCATTTCTGCTCAATTCAAACTCAATAGCCTCTTTGATAATCTCCTCGTTAAAGGGGTGAACCTCTGTCTGGATAGGATGCCTGTTTGGCGGAGGTGTAGTTATGGCAGAGAGGTCTCTTGCACCCATAAGCGAAAATTGCAAAGTTCTTGGAATAGGTGTAGCAGACATTGTCAAAGTATCAACGTTGCTCTTAATCTGTTTAAGTTTATCCTTAACAGCAACACCAAACTTTTGCTCTTCATCAATAACCAATAGCCCCAACGATTTAAACTTAACATCCTTACCAATAATCTTATGAGTACCAATAAGAATGTTAATCTCACCCTCTGCCAACTCTTTTAAAATACGTTTAGTATCCTTTGCACTTCTTGCGCGGCTCAAATACTCAACCTTAACAGGAAAATCTTTTAGTCTGTTTTTGAACGTATTGTAGTGCTGATAAGCAAGAACTGTGGTAGGAACAAGAACTGCGGTTTGCATATTATCACATGCTGCTTTAAAAGCGGCACGAACAGCAATCTCGGTTTTGCCAAAACCAACATCCCCACAAATAAGCCTATCCATAGGTCTTGCCCTCTCCATATCAGCCTTAACCTCATTGGTAGTTTTAAGTTGGTCGGGAGTATCCTCGTACATAAAACT encodes:
- the mfd gene encoding transcription-repair coupling factor, whose protein sequence is MQEIDIVKIGDIFNFSLRKRALQKAIADEKCKAIHLQGLIASASAIALSALKDMGKNVIIVANDAEEAGYLYNDICQVCGDNKNVLFFPSGYKRSIKYGQTDSANAILRTEVLGRLSNQSAGALVVTSPEALAEKVISDKDLKKDTLHCKVGDMLDMTEFADSLFNLGFERCDYVYEPGQYSVRGSIIDVFSYAGTYPYRIDFFDDEIDSIRSFDIETQLSKEKVEEIDIIPNITMSEKFGISILEFIDKDTIFAFANLAWACDRIKSISSESIATQLVLSQEGDIDAMQKVIDSDEFASDILNFKRIDYGVRCFSKNYLSIKYDISPQPIYHKDFDRTAESFTEFIKEGYRIYILSDSRKQIDRLTEIFAERNNYITFTAVNKTIHEGFIDRENKICLFTDHQIFDRFHKFSLKSDHVRSGKLALSLKELKQIELGDYIVHIDYGIGRFGGLVRGNINGYMQEMVKLVYQNNDMIFVSIHALHKLSKYKGKEGVAPRIYRLNGNAWNKLKEKTKSKMKEIARDLILLYAKRATQEGFAFSADSFMQHELEASFMYEDTPDQLKTTNEVKADMERARPMDRLICGDVGFGKTEIAVRAAFKAACDNMQTAVLVPTTVLAYQHYNTFKNRLKDFPVKVEYLSRARSAKDTKRILKELAEGEINILIGTHKIIGKDVKFKSLGLLVIDEEQKFGVAVKDKLKQIKSNVDTLTMSATPIPRTLQFSLMGARDLSAITTPPPNRHPIQTEVHPFNEEIIKEAIEFELSRNGQVFFVNNRISVLSELEALIHKLVPDARVIIGHGQMEPEKLERIILDYANHEYDVLLSTTIIEAGVDMPNTNTIIINEAQNFGLSDLHQLRGRVGRSNKKAFCYLLTPPYSVLKTDARRRLQAIENFSELGSGIHIAMQDLDIRGAGNLLGSEQSGFITDLGYETYQKILKEAVTELKTEEFSDLYEEENKSNDNFVSECVIETDMELLFPASYIENESERILLYQELDNMEREEDIAKFKLKLEDRFGRIPKQGIELIRVVTLRRLAKLLGMEKVTLKQGKMNLYFISDENSNYFESDTFGKIIEYVQREPKRAALRENRGKRILTIGYIDSVAMGIEILERII